TATTTTTCCTTGCTTAATAGCTGACGGTTGTATTTCCTtcaggccttggttcgtgttAAAGCACTCCAAGATCGTTGCATGGCCAAAGAAGGCGTCGTCTCTCGGGTGAGGAGGCACAACTCCACCTTGATGGATCAGCAGGCGCAATACAAGGAGGCCGTCCGTCTCTTAAACACAGACCTGAAGGATGTGAAGGAGAAGCTAGGAGAAGCAGAGGGTGAGCAGAAGAGACTTGAGGAGGAGGTTTCGTCTCTGCGTGCGCAGGTGGTGACGGCTGGGGCTGACGCAGTTGAAAAGTTCAAGACAACTCAGTCCTTCATCGACTCTTGTGCTGATTACTATGGCGCAGGTTTTGATGATTGTCTGAAGCAAGTGTCGTTAGCTTATCCGGAGCTGGATCTGTCTGGAATCACCATGGACACTTCCGTTCCAATGACTCCTGCCGCTGACAGAGATGACGAACCCCTTAGCTTGGATTCCTTGCTTAACGACGCTGGGGTTGTTCTGGCCCAGCCTGCTGTTGCTACCTCTGCTGGGCCTTCAGATCAGATTGTGAAGGATAAAGCTGACGGGGTCTCCAAGGACGCTCCTGCCGCTTAATCCTTCATTAGTTGTAATTCTTGAACAATGTCTTTAAGTGCCCGTATGTTTGTTGGGGCTTTTCGTTTGTAATTCAATCTATCCCTTGTTGTCCGTTACTTTGCACATATACACTTGTCTTTTTATTGTTTGACTAATTTTAATGTGATCGtctattattttgtattttagcctTTTTGGTTAGCTCGTCATCTTTACAGGCTTGTTGGTTGGAGAAATTTATTTGTAAGTAGTCTCATTTTTTGGTAAGACCGTCAGCAAGTTGACCGTCAACCATATAAATTTTCATCCATTGGACCGTCAGTTTTGAGGGCCCGATCCATATGAGAACTCTATTCGTTGGACcgttagcttttagctttagcttttTCGGTCCGTTATTTTGATGGCGATTAGCCTCGATGCCTTTTGACATCTCTGTTGGTCCGTAGTCTCATTTTTTGGTAAGACCGTCAGCAAGTTGACCGTCAACCATATAAATTTTCATCCATTGGACCGTCAGTTTTGAGGGCCCGATCCATATGAGAACTCTATTTTTTGGACcgttagcttttagctttagcttttTCGGTCCGTTATTTTGATGGCAATTAGCCTCGATGCCTTTTGACATCTCCGTTGGTCCGTCGGTTTTGAAGGCTTGATCCATATTTCTactggaccgtcagcttttagctttagccttcTCGGACCATTGTTTTTTCTGGCTTTTTTAGCCTTGATGCCTTAACATCTTTCATTAGTCCGTTGGGTTTTTTCTTGGTCCGTGagttatggacttagtcgttCTTGGGTCGTAAACTTAGTGGACCGTCGGAGGAAAGATATACTTCAGTgatttctgaataaaactcctcttattgccatgcatttaaataaaagtaattaaaaccaaaccctgccccttgggctaaaaaaagtattgttgcgaaaaaactaaagtaaacgataaatctgaggagttaaactataatttgctgaaaaataaaagaaattggtcttcatgctgctgcttctattggtagtacttc
This genomic stretch from Quercus robur chromosome 4, dhQueRobu3.1, whole genome shotgun sequence harbors:
- the LOC126721728 gene encoding uncharacterized protein LOC126721728, whose translation is MEAAKQRVRAAAARKKEEDKAKGKDGASTPHSSLKGSIKRKSDGKDDPPSKKVAVTPTDAPSQKSPPKLSHGAGKGVMTSSGPVVEGPRCLLTHKDHAVESLESLIKQTDLDPCAQLGTDDLGASAFFDIARALVRVKALQDRCMAKEGVVSRVRRHNSTLMDQQAQYKEAVRLLNTDLKDVKEKLGEAEGEQKRLEEEVSSLRAQVVTAGADAVEKFKTTQSFIDSCADYYGAGFDDCLKQVSLAYPELDLSGITMDTSVPMTPAADRDDEPLSLDSLLNDAGVVLAQPAVATSAGPSDQIVKDKADGVSKDAPAA